GACCAACCTTACACCGGCTTCAACATTTGTCCTCGCAGTGCTCTTAAGgttctttttaaattttcattttagtgTCATTGCATAATAATTGATTTTCTACGGTAAATTCATACTTTATTTAATTCGTCATGTTTTTTAAATCGGGGCTAATATAACTATTACCATTTAAATACATATAGTAGTAATATCTATTACCCCAACTTTTAGACACTTCCACATACAATTTaagttattattaattttttttaaaaaaaaagcgtTGTATCTAAAACCCTCTTTGTCGGTGCCCATCAATTTTCTCTGATAATATAGTAGGGTAACACTGAATTTAAGGCTTCAatactcttttcttttgtcgtTTTCATTATAAATAAGGTATATTTTTTGCAAAATTATATTTCTCAACTTAGCAAACTAGACCAACATTTCTTGTCATGATCAGGATGGAAAAGCTAGAAATGAAAAGCTTGAGCACCCAGGTTAAGATAATTGGGACTCTAGTAACGATTGCCGGAGCCCTACTGGTGGTTCTCTACCAAGGTCCTGTGCTGATAAGGAGCCCTACAGCTTCAGCTTCTGTTTCTGAACAACAGCCAGCGATAGCCATGATCACTGCCGGCGCTGAACAATCGGATTGGGTCAAAGGTGGTGCCCTCCTCGCTGCTCAATATGTTATGGTCTCTCTTTGGTATATTTTTCAGGTAACATATTAAAAACCAAAATTGGCATCTTATGATTTTAAAATCCATCATTTTTGTCCTGCAATTGCACCCCTTGAATTCctgtaaaatatattttttcccTTCGAAGTTCACGTTACCCCTCATATTCTTGAAGCCTAGCTACTTAAGAAAGATGGCAAATCAGAACGGAAAAAAGTGATTCGAAACAAAATATGGGTTTTGATGACATTTCCTACATAAGAATGAATGTATAATCTTCATTTGGAAAAGTGCTACGACTATCATCTTACAACTCTTTATGATGTTGCATCTAGTTCTGATTTATTATCATTTCCAATATGGTAGTTATAAGTCGTTATCATTTATCATTTAGGCCAAGGCTGTTGCGAGGTATCCAGCAGAACTAGTTGTGGTCTTCTTTTACAACCTATCCTGTATGATCATTGCAGCACCAGTTTGTTTAATCGAGGTATCAAATTCCAGTGCCTGGAACATATTCAAACCTGACGTGCGGTTGTACTCGGTGTTGTACGGGGTAAGTGCATGCACCTAATATATTTTCTACCCTTGAACTCCAAAGTGTAGTTTTGTATTGCGGGCTAATTGAATCCATTACCCACTGCCCATATAGCTAGCTAGAATCAAATTCAATTACCGTGGATCACTACAATCAATAATTTTTCCTTCTTCAGGGACTTATGGGATCATGCTTCGGTGTTCTTGTCCACACCTGGGGTTTACACATAAAGGGTCCTGTATATGTAGCTTTATTTAAGCCACTATCAATTGCCATTGCTGCAGTGATGGGCTTCATTTTTCTTGGCGATGATCTTTACCTTGGATGGTACGCATAATTGTACAAATTAAATTCCCAACACTACCATGCCAGTCCTGGTATTTATTTACACACATTAAATTCTTGTTATATGTATATGGTTTAATTCatacaaaatattttaaaataatattttcctTGCAGCTTGATCGGGTCCTTGATCATATCCTTTGGGTTTTACGTGTTGATGTGGGCAAAAGCACAAGAAGTCAATGGCCAGACATCACAAAAGCGTGCTGAGTTTGTGGAATCTTGCACTGAAAATGCTCCATTATTAGAGGCATACCATGGTTCAACAGGCGAAGAGTTTCAAACTGCGACTGTTTGAATAATTAACCAAACGCAATTAAGTCCACTCCCAATGTGTCTTCTAAGGATGtcattttataaaaatgaagaaaaccaGGAGACACGTAGGAACTTTTAgaatttcattattttttcttttttacaaaacCTGCCAATTGTCATATTAGTGTtctgtttcttcttttaaatttcatcattttctatCTATGTGAATGTGAATTTTCCGATCTTGTTCATTTGTGCATATTTTTAGATCTTATTCctggtgtgtgtgtgtatatatatttttatctaTAATAGAAATGGTGACTTATATTGTTGCATACTTACTTTGAGGAGGAGTTACTCTCTAGTTTTGATGATGTCAAAAGGGGGAGTGGGGGAAAAAAATGATTCCGGATtaagtttatcatgtttatctTTGCTTAAGCATCATTAGTTTGTCATTATCAAAAAGGGAAAGAATGTCACTCACGGTAATACCTTAGTTTTGATGGTAAGAAACCAATGATTGcaatctaatgatgtttatgaagtTGCTATCTAGTTGTCTCTAGATGGCCTtgaggatgctcacctcggccaccccGCATGTCCGAGGTGAACCCATCTCGTCCCTCATCAGAGCTCATCCGTGTCTTGAGTATAACCCTTGAGTTCGGCCGGATCCCTAGTCTACCGTTTAGGTGACCTTGGCACTTCTACCTCGgctgcacgctgatgatgtcaaCCCACCTGACACCACCCAGAACCAGtgtgctttatctgaaaagcgCACTGGACGCACTTAATGGCCACTGAGCAAGATCCTCCGTCACCCTACCCaggcggctacagtgtc
The genomic region above belongs to Coffea arabica cultivar ET-39 chromosome 7c, Coffea Arabica ET-39 HiFi, whole genome shotgun sequence and contains:
- the LOC113698635 gene encoding WAT1-related protein At5g40230-like isoform X1, with product MGNWRERGCYTEVIPFTAMITVECINVGLSTIFKAATLKGLNFHVFMLYTYGIAAILLLPFCFFFHRKSDLPPLSFGILARFFSLGILGFVSQYLGYVGIEYSTPTLASAMTNLTPASTFVLAVLLRMEKLEMKSLSTQVKIIGTLVTIAGALLVVLYQGPVLIRSPTASASVSEQQPAIAMITAGAEQSDWVKGGALLAAQYVMVSLWYIFQAKAVARYPAELVVVFFYNLSCMIIAAPVCLIEVSNSSAWNIFKPDVRLYSVLYGGLMGSCFGVLVHTWGLHIKGPVYVALFKPLSIAIAAVMGFIFLGDDLYLGCLIGSLIISFGFYVLMWAKAQEVNGQTSQKRAEFVESCTENAPLLEAYHGSTGEEFQTATV
- the LOC113698635 gene encoding WAT1-related protein At5g40230-like isoform X2, with product MGNWRERGCYTEVIPFTAMITVECINVGLSTIFKAATLKGLNFHVFMLYTYGIAAILLLPFCFFFHRKSDLPPLSFGILARFFSLGILGFVSQYLGYVGIEYSTPTLASAMTNLTPASTFVLAVLLRMEKLEMKSLSTQVKIIGTLVTIAGALLVVLYQGPVLIRSPTASASVSEQQPAIAMITAGAEQSDWVKGGALLAAQYVMVSLWYIFQAKAVARYPAELVVVFFYNLSCMIIAAPVCLIEVSNSSAWNIFKPDVRLYSVLYGGLMGSCFGVLVHTWGLHIKGPVYVALFKPLSIAIAAVMGFIFLGDDLYLGWYA